In the genome of Plasmodium yoelii strain 17X genome assembly, chromosome: 14, one region contains:
- a CDS encoding golgi protein 1, putative has translation MISSKSIILLTLFTFICNTSEIYTFKNDCDFKFNVKLLNDVYDKYNGEPINGYENNENYCTNLESLNPIKSFWALKLKSLCTEETSILDKEVFVNVCSKQYSSPHVTINDISLENKTTNIEFVCAHFLYNNNKEIIKCIKHKVLGNYLDSYHIAFDLSMPHELLKQSNHIEDVLNFKDLENFPIVKRIVDDATCRIHSSIHIIMDKHDFYLLKSLIGLCTKLGFHTQFIITDNIHPLLYPLFKDISYSLSSLNFAIQNSIIFYTRYEYYLYNLKISDIDHVLGSYISPSSLVLNQHNSYVTWLGLDKDNDIYMKKFNELYKIVGEAQYIERIIHCYSKYTSKYYEESIKYFLKYIPENKRDSMKNNPKIFIYIINGLCKDIPSVHQCAKKIISLESIYDLYFKNFMINFLYYNVACIFNCSGPNIGNIINDEELWDVLVEYFSNSYLVNYKKTKNTNIINRITGATTISDQKEDQSSEEYKQLANAFYNNYDYDYLYSAKWKNELKLDDELSIFTPSDEAIEYEFYNYTFQSLDLGSYVFFILKNEVEEDNICIMSSFIEENGKKYSRTNKYISDIFNKNNKRLLSYESNGNEDGLNNNDEENGGDENSGDGNGGDENGGDENGGDENGGEENGGDENSDDEIDDEENGSGENGEDSGNNLSNFNIFDDLLGGKNGNSFMDLFQNNKIFDHLYNHNDEDEDDEEDESNSDPGEVYDEEKYKIETDNGYVYPLRKEYTLNELQEVHKEDPSANEFDSKIRRHFFNSKLSGKEVFFTVKDVPSKIKNLYKYYYEIKKKSDKFNKVDEEKYNSLIELSKSDPDVFSKVNIEFVCTKTGKWPIRGVSGRWLSDVLCEAKFVPQLIYNHEYADKNKANGNISGSGELDTNLYSLKKDTRLIGIEFETHKPHRCAISYLADEGQKTLIPVSAMDLIKAAVGYCMLHGFKTIWLADSAFDINTNIYLRYTSILEHGITYYEQSGFEIYNQTRLIPKLEYIASGMNIENNTIVSGTYKNKYNLISFPGTDLSFHLLMSKKVKNIIHNLKFDCHDWAFNGCGEYYILMNKHPLKKYKDNKYDTIILDREYSQEEKEKMYQCAFMHDRTFIELNKMFPKECTYNSRIGDCHKKVRKNIPCYDSHSCRYLIYLYNYFYKPQNHKNLLNEHFIKVSENLTRLARPYYLQSILSLEHDINIKKSKKQDTSYEDIALFILKNSIFYVTWVTSSEYWKRSMFVQDNNPFTTSIESYDVKKELFCPVAYSHEYVGHMLVQFMKFPKN, from the coding sequence ATGATTTCCTCGAAatcaataatattattaacactttttacttttatttgtaatacatcagaaatatatacttttaaaaatGACTGTGATTTCAAATTTAATGtgaaattattaaatgatgTTTACGACAAATATAATGGGGAACCCATCAATGGGTACGAAAACAATGAAAATTATTGCACAAATTTAGAAAGTTTAAATCCGATTAAATCTTTTTGGGCACTAAAATTGAAATCTCTATGTACAGAAGAAACCTCGATTTTGGATAAAGAAGTATTTGTTAATGTATGCAGTAAACAATATTCTAGTCCCCATGTTACTATAAATGATATATCACTAGAAAATAAAACTACCAATATCGAATTTGTATGTGCCCATTTCttatataacaataataaagaaattataaaatgtattaaacatAAAGTTTTAGGTAATTATTTAGATTCATATCATATTGCATTTGATTTATCAATGCCTCATGAATTACTTAAGCAATCAAATCATATTGAAGatgtattaaattttaaagatCTAGAAAATTTTCCAATAGTTAAAAGAATAGTTGATGATGCAACATGTAGAATACATTCAagtatacatattattatggATAAACatgatttttatttattgaaaTCCTTAATTGGATTATGTACAAAATTAGGGTTCCACACCCAATTCATAATAACAGATAATATACACCCATTGTTGTATCCTTTATTTAAAGATATATCATATAGTTTAAGCTCATTAAATTTTGCAATTCAAAacagtataatattttatacacGATATgagtattatttatataatcttAAAATATCAGACATTGATCATGTATTAGGTTCTTATATATCACCTTCATCGTTAGTTTTAAATCAACATAATTCTTATGTTACATGGTTAGGATTAGATAAagataatgatatatatatgaagaaATTTAACGAGTTGTATAAAATTGTTGGAGAAGCTCAATATATAGAAAGAATAATACATTGTTATAGTAAATATACatcaaaatattatgaagaaagtataaaatattttttaaaatatataccagaaaataaaagagattctatgaaaaataatcccaaaatatttatatatataattaatggGTTATGTAAAGATATTCCATCTGTTCATCAATGTgccaaaaaaattatttcattaGAAAGTATATATGAtctttattttaaaaattttatgatcaattttctatattataatgtagcaTGTATATTTAATTGCTCTGGACCAAACATAggtaatataataaatgatgaAGAATTATGGGATGTTCTAGTAGAATATTTTTCCAATAGTTATTTagttaattataaaaaaactaaaaatacaaatataatcAATAGAATAACTGGTGCTACTACAATAAGTGATCAAAAAGAAGATCAGTCCTCAGAAGAATATAAACAACTTGCAAATGCATTCTATAACAATTATGATtatgattatttatatagtgcaaaatggaaaaatgaaCTCAAATTAGATGATGAACTTTCTATTTTTACTCCATCAGATGAGGCTATTGaatatgaattttataattatactttTCAATCACTTGACTTGGGAagttatgtattttttatacttaaaaatGAAGTAGAAGAGGACAATATTTGTATAATGTCATCTTTCATAGAAGAGAATGGAAAGAAATATTCTCGtactaataaatatatttctgatatttttaataaaaataataaaagattgCTTTCTTATGAAAGTAATGGAAATGAGGATGGGCTAAACAataatgatgaagaaaatggtGGTGATGAAAATAGTGGCGATGGAAATGGTGGTGATGAAAATGGTGGTGATGAAAATGGTGGCGATGAAAATGGTGGTGAAGAAAATGGTGGTGATGAAAATAGTGATGATGAAATtgatgatgaagaaaatggtAGCGGAGAAAATGGTGAAGATAGTGGAAATAATTTGAGCAATTTCAACATATTTGATGACCTATTAGGaggaaaaaatggaaatagtTTTATGGATTTATTCCAAAATAACAAGATATTtgatcatttatataatcataATGATGAAGACGAAGACGATGAAGAAGATGAATCTAATTCTGATCCTGGCGAAGTAtatgatgaagaaaaatataaaattgaaacAGATAATGGATATGTATATCCACTAAGAAAAGAATACACATTAAACGAATTACAAGAAGTTCATAAAGAAGATCCAAGTGCTAATGAATTCGATTCTAAAATAAGAcgacatttttttaatagcaAACTGTCAGGGAAAGAAGTTTTCTTCACTGTTAAAGATGTTCcttcaaaaattaaaaatctttataaatattattatgaaataaaaaaaaaatcggataaatttaataaagtCGATGAGGAGAAATATAACAGTCTAATTGAACTTTCTAAAAGTGATCCAGATGTATTTTCAAAAGTTAACATCGAATTTGTTTGTACCAAAACAGGCAAATGGCCAATTCGTGGAGTAAGTGGAAGATGGTTATCTGATGTTTTATGTGAAGCAAAATTTGTTCCACAATTGATATATAATCATGAATATGCAGATAAAAACAAGGCCAATGGTAATATTAGTGGGTCTGGCGAATTAGACACAAATCTCTATTCTTTGAAAAAGGATACTAGATTGATTGGTATTGAATTTGAAACTCATAAACCTCATAGATGTGCTATTAGCTATTTGGCAGATGAAGGACAAAAAACATTAATACCAGTTTCTGCAATGGATTTAATTAAAGCAGCAGTAGGATATTGTATGTTACATGGTTTTAAAACAATATGGTTAGCTGATTCGGCTTTTGAcataaatacaaatatttatttaagaTATACATCGATTTTAGAACATGGAATAACATATTATGAACAAAGTGGTTTTGAAATTTATAACCAAACAAGATTAATACCAAAACTAGAATATATTGCATCGGGTAtgaatattgaaaataatacgATTGTGTCTggtacatataaaaataaatataatttaataagtTTTCCAGGAACCGATTTAtcttttcatttattaatgtcaaaaaaagtaaaaaacattattcataatttaaaatttgatTGTCATGATTGGGCATTTAATGGTTGTGgagaatattatatattaatgaataaacatccattaaaaaaatataaagataacaaatatgatacaatAATTTTAGATAGGGAATATTCAcaagaagaaaaagaaaaaatgtaTCAATGTGCATTTATGCATGATCGTACATTTatagaattaaataaaatgttccCAAAAGAATGTACATATAATTCAAGAATCGGTGATTGTCATAAAAAAGTAAGGAAAAATATTCCTTGTTATGATAGTCATTCATGTagatatttaatttatttatataattatttttataaaccccaaaatcataaaaatttacTTAATGAGcattttataaaagtatCTGAAAATTTAACAAGATTAGCAAGGCCATATTATTTGCAATCTATTTTATCACTAGAacatgatataaatattaaaaaaagtaaaaaacaAGATACAAGTTATGAAGATATTGCattgtttattttgaaaaattctatattttatgttacTTGGGTTACTTCTAGTGAATATTGGAAAAGATCGATGTTTGTTCAAGACAATAATCCATTTACTACTAGCATTGAATCTTATGatgtaaaaaaagaattattttGTCCGGTTGCTTATTCCCACGAATATGTAGGTCATATGCTAGTCCAGTTTATGAAATTcccaaaaaattaa
- a CDS encoding ATP-dependent Clp protease adapter protein ClpS, putative translates to MTKYLNIFFFALLYVYFFKRTNTYNKQNFNSHLNFINSRKFKIISNHRNIYNSPLKSKNKKNVTYASGNTNLENIKKLRNVIKDIKKENKREYADEEKLKREKEAYAWKVILYNDDIHNFTYVTDVIVKVIGYISKAKAHTITVEAHSTGQALILSTWKSKAEMYCEELQKNGLTVSIIHESQLKGGKDNIEP, encoded by the exons ATGACTAAatatttaaacatttttttttttgcattattatatgtatacttTTTCAAGAGAACAAATACATATAACAAACAAAATTTTAATAGTCAtttgaattttattaattcacgaaaatttaaaataattagtaatcatagaaatatatataatagtcCATTAAAG TccaagaataaaaaaaatgttacaTATGCAAGTGGAAATACAAATCTCGAAAACATTAAAAAACTCAg aaATGTAATAAAGGACATCAAAAAAGAGAACAAAAGAGAGTATGCTGACgaagaaaaattaaagagAGAGAAAGAAGCATATGCATGGAAGGTTATCCTATATAATGATGATATTCACAA TTTCACATATGTAACCGATGTAATTGTAAAGGTAATTGGATATATAAGTAAAGCCAAGGCCCATACAATCACTGTTGAAGCTCATAGCACAGGTCAAGCTCTCATTCTATCCACATGGAAATCGAAAGCAGAAATGTACTGTGAAG AACTTCAGAAAAATGGATTAACTGTTTCGATTATTCATGAAAGTCAATTAAAAGGGGGGAAAGATAACATAGAACCATAG